In Clupea harengus chromosome 13, Ch_v2.0.2, whole genome shotgun sequence, one DNA window encodes the following:
- the LOC105909630 gene encoding mucosal pentraxin-like isoform X2, giving the protein MQKLFIISILCAACCAVPQDLSGKMFTFPVESNTAHVRLLPSRVNFKSVTVCLRYLTDLTRNYALFSMASRSSANDFLIFKTANKGRFDVHTRGKVSSFRGLPDEPNTWYSSCSTWDSNSGLAQVWINGNPSTSGVGFKGNLDGAPNIVLGQEQDSVGGGFDAGQSFVGMITDVHMWDYALSACELQRFASDLNFTPGDVINWRALDFTITGDVVVEDDQISRCLPSQ; this is encoded by the exons ATGCAGAAGCTTTTCATCATAAGCATCTTATGCGCAGCCTGTTGTGCTGTTCCTCAAG ATCTATCGGGGAAAATGTTCACCTTTCCAGTGGAGTCCAATACTGCTCATGTCAGACTCCTACCATCACGAGTAAACTTCAAATCCGTGACTGTCTGCCTCAG gtACCTTACCGACCTTACTCGAAACTACGCTCTCTTTTCGATGGCATCCCGTAGCAGTGCTAATGACTTCCTGATCttcaaaacagcaaacaaaGGTCGCTTCGATGTGCACACACGTGGCAAAGTCTCTAGTTTTAGAGGCCTACCAGATGAGCCAAACACCTGGTACTCGAGCTGCAGCACCTGGGATTCCAACTCCGGATTGGCTCAGGTCTGGATCAATGGGAATCCAAGTACCAGCGGCGTTGGATTCAAAGGTAATCTGGATGGAGCCCCAAACATAGTACTGGGACAAGAGCAAGACTCTGTGGGTGGAGGGTTTGATGCTGGACAGTCATTCGTAGGGATGATCACTGATGTCCATATGTGGGACTATGCCCTGTCTGCTTGTGAGCTCCAACGGTTTGCTAGCGACCTGAATTTCACCCCTGGAGATGTCATCAACTGGAGGGCGCTTGATTTTACCATCACTGGGGATGTTGTAGTTGAGGACGATCAGATAAGTCGCTGTCTTCCTAGTCAGTGA
- the mocos gene encoding molybdenum cofactor sulfurase isoform X2: MELQDIFTFQSFHEIWGPYGYGYDLPEMIEKEFGRMKGITYLDHGGTTLFPESQIKAFYQDLTRNIYGNPHSHNLSSRLTHDTVEHVRYRVLEHFNTSPEEHTVIFTSGCTAALKLVAESFPWSSACTGEPGSHFCYLTDNHTSVVGIRGVSGQLGVTSLPVSPHEVEARARHSPRATSAIDSQTAHLFCYPAQSNFSGRKYPLSYARGIQTGRLYPACERPGRWLVLLDAAALVGSSGLDLQENTADFIPISFYKMFGFPTGLGALLVRNEAAAILRKGYFGGGTAAAYLAGEDYFVPKSSVSSRFEDGTISFLDVISVHHGFEALQRLTGGMVRIQQHTFGLARYSYVMLSSLLHSNGQPVAHVYCDNEFQDPSSQGAVLNFNVLDGHGGVVGYSQVDKLASLFNIHIRTGCFCNTGACQVFLGISNQEVKDNLEAGHVCGDSIDLVDGRPTGSVRVSFGYMSTFEDCQKFLSFIVNCFTDKPFRMDEERLARLKLAVPFVDSVGHFSPSASNGQLEHKTDHRDTAPSLISSTNGREIRIHTPKRPEERNNTQILTNIFIYPIKSCAAFEVREWSVGPLGLLHDRTWMVVNENGVCLSQKREPTLGQVQPRISLASNALHITAPGMNVITVPLGDLKEQNLSQRTCQSKVCGDRVQTVDCGDEVASWFSEFLGKPCRLMKQKPDFIRNMKKAPENGDGPTAVSLVNEAQYLLISRASVEMLQERISGRLDDPSIPQAISMQQLIARFRANLVVTGTNPLEEDDWSGLTIGNTGFRVAGRCGRCQMIGIDQESGARTQEPLKSLSDCRQGKVTFGIYLLQQPMANSSAITTLSVGSPIAPELSKSDDY, encoded by the exons ATGGAGCTTCAGgacattttcacatttcagaGTTTCCACGAAATTTGGGGTCCCTATGGATATGGATATGACCTGCCAGAGATGATTGAAAAGGAGTTCGGCAGAATGAAAG GTATCACTTACCTCGATCATGGTGGAACAACGCTTTTCCCTGAATCACAGATAAAAGCCTTCTACCAAGATCTTACCAGAAATATCTATG GCAATCCCCATAGCCACAATCTGAGCAGTCGACTGACACATGATACTGTGGAACATGTCAGATACAG GGTACTGGAGCACTTTAACACTAGTCCGGAGGAGCACACCGTCATCTTCACCTCCGGCTGCACTGCAGCACTCAAGCTAGTGGCTGAAAGCTTTCCCTGGAGCTCCGCCTGCACTGGAGAGCCAGGGAGTCACTTCTGCTACTTGACCGACAACCACACTTCAGTGGTGGGCATCCGAGGGGTGAGCGGCCAGCTTGGCGTGACCTCCCTTCCCGTCTCGCCCCACGAGGTGGAGGCCCGAGCCAGACACTCGCCACGGGCAACGAGTGCAATTGACTCCCAGACCGCCCACCTCTTCTGTTACCCGGCCCAGAGCAACTTCTCAGGCAGAAAGTACCCTCTGAGCTATGCGAGGGGCATCCAGACAGGGCGCCTTTACCCAGCGTGCGAGAGGCCAGGTCGATGGCTGGTCCTCCTGGACGCCGCCGCCCTGGTGGGCAGCTCAGGCCTGGATCTGCAGGAAAACACTGCCGATTTTATCCCCATCTCCTTTTACAAGATGTTCGGCTTCCCCACAGGATTAGGCGCGCTGCTGGTGCGGAACGAGGCAGCGGCGATCTTGCGGAAGGGCTACTTCGGTGGGGGCACAGCAGCAGCTTACCTTGCCGGAGAGGATTATTTTGTGCCCAAGTCAAGTGTGTCCAGCAG GTTTGAAGATGGCACCATCTCTTTTCTGGATGTCATTTCTGTCCATCATGGGTTTGAGGCTCTTCAGAGGCTAACAG GAGGTATGGTCAGGATCCAGCAGCATACATTCGGTCTGGCGCGCTACAGCTACGTAATGCTCTCCAGCCTGCTGCATAGCAACGGACAGCCGGTGGCCCACGTGTACTGTGACAATGAGTTCCAGGACCCGTCTTCACAGGGAGCCGTCCTAAACTTCAACGTGCTGGATGGCCACGGCGGAGTGGTGGGCTACTCCCAG GTGGACAAATTGGCCAGTCTCTTTAATATTCACATACGCACTGGCTGTTTCTGTAACACAGGGGCCTGTCAGGTCTTTCTGGGCATCAGTAATCAGGAGGTGAAGGATAACTTGGAG GCTGGCCACGTCTGTGGAGACAGTATTGACCTTGTGGACGGCCGACCGACTGGATCAGTGCGTGTCTCATTTGGATACATGTCCACATTTGAAGACTGCCAGAAATTCCTGAGTTTCATAGTGAACTGCTTTACAGATAAGCCATTCAGAATGGACGAGGAAAGGCTGGCTCGGCTAAAATTAGCCGTCCCTTTTGTGGACTCTGTAGGGCACTTCAGTCCCTCAGCGTCTAATGGACAGCTTGAGCACAAGACAGACCACAGGGACACGGCTCCCTCTTTAATCTCAAGCACAAATGGAAGAGAGATTAGGATCCACACACCCAAGAGACCGGAAGAGAGAAATAACACCCAGATATTGACCAATATATTTATCTACCCCATCAAGTCCTGCGCAGCATTTGAG GTGAGGGAGTGGAGCGTGGGGCCTCTGGGGCTGCTCCATGACCGGACGTGGATGGTGGTGAACGAGAACGGCGTGTGCCTGAGCCAGAAGAGGGAGCCCACGCTGGGTCAGGTCCAGCCACGCATCTCTCTGGCCTCTAATGCACTTCACATCACAGCCCCAG GGATGAACGTCATCACTGTCCCACTTGGGGACTTGAAGGAGCAGAACCTTAGTCAGAGGACGTGTCAGAGTAAAGTGTGTGGTGACCG GGTGCAGACAGTAGATTGTGGAGATGAAGTTGCATCCTGGTTCTCCGAGTTCCTTGGAAAGCCTTGTCGTCTGATGAAGCAAAAGCCTGACTTTATCCGCAATATGAAAAAGGCTCCAGAAAACG GGGACGGTCCTACTGCGGTCTCCCTGGTGAATGAGGCCCAGTACCTGCTCATCAGCAGAGCCAGTGTGGAAATGCTGCAGGAGCGAATCAGCGGCAG ACTGGATGATCCCAGCATCCCCCAGGCAATCAGCATGCAGCAGCTCATTGCCCGATTCCGTGCCAATTTGGTTGTGACGGGAACCAATCCGTTGGAGGAGGACGACTGGTCCGGTTTAACGATTGGAAACACTGGATTTCGG GTGGCAGGCAGATGTGGTCGGTGCCAGATGATTGGCATCGATCAGGAATCGGGCGCCAGAACCCAGGAACCTCTTAAGTCCCTCTCCGACTGTCGCCAAGGGAAG GTCACCTTTGGTATTTATTTACTCCAGCAGCCAATGGCAAACTCCAGTGCAATCACCACACTCTCAGTTGGATCCCCTATAGCTCCAGAGCTATCCAAATCAGATGACTATTGA
- the mocos gene encoding molybdenum cofactor sulfurase isoform X1, with product MELQDIFTFQSFHEIWGPYGYGYDLPEMIEKEFGRMKGITYLDHGGTTLFPESQIKAFYQDLTRNIYGNPHSHNLSSRLTHDTVEHVRYRVLEHFNTSPEEHTVIFTSGCTAALKLVAESFPWSSACTGEPGSHFCYLTDNHTSVVGIRGVSGQLGVTSLPVSPHEVEARARHSPRATSAIDSQTAHLFCYPAQSNFSGRKYPLSYARGIQTGRLYPACERPGRWLVLLDAAALVGSSGLDLQENTADFIPISFYKMFGFPTGLGALLVRNEAAAILRKGYFGGGTAAAYLAGEDYFVPKSSVSSRFEDGTISFLDVISVHHGFEALQRLTGGMVRIQQHTFGLARYSYVMLSSLLHSNGQPVAHVYCDNEFQDPSSQGAVLNFNVLDGHGGVVGYSQVDKLASLFNIHIRTGCFCNTGACQVFLGISNQEVKDNLEAGHVCGDSIDLVDGRPTGSVRVSFGYMSTFEDCQKFLSFIVNCFTDKPFRMDEERLARLKLAVPFVDSVGHFSPSASNGQLEHKTDHRDTAPSLISSTNGREIRIHTPKRPEERNNTQILTNIFIYPIKSCAAFEVREWSVGPLGLLHDRTWMVVNENGVCLSQKREPTLGQVQPRISLASNALHITAPGMNVITVPLGDLKEQNLSQRTCQSKVCGDRVQTVDCGDEVASWFSEFLGKPCRLMKQKPDFIRNMKKAPENAGDGPTAVSLVNEAQYLLISRASVEMLQERISGRLDDPSIPQAISMQQLIARFRANLVVTGTNPLEEDDWSGLTIGNTGFRVAGRCGRCQMIGIDQESGARTQEPLKSLSDCRQGKVTFGIYLLQQPMANSSAITTLSVGSPIAPELSKSDDY from the exons ATGGAGCTTCAGgacattttcacatttcagaGTTTCCACGAAATTTGGGGTCCCTATGGATATGGATATGACCTGCCAGAGATGATTGAAAAGGAGTTCGGCAGAATGAAAG GTATCACTTACCTCGATCATGGTGGAACAACGCTTTTCCCTGAATCACAGATAAAAGCCTTCTACCAAGATCTTACCAGAAATATCTATG GCAATCCCCATAGCCACAATCTGAGCAGTCGACTGACACATGATACTGTGGAACATGTCAGATACAG GGTACTGGAGCACTTTAACACTAGTCCGGAGGAGCACACCGTCATCTTCACCTCCGGCTGCACTGCAGCACTCAAGCTAGTGGCTGAAAGCTTTCCCTGGAGCTCCGCCTGCACTGGAGAGCCAGGGAGTCACTTCTGCTACTTGACCGACAACCACACTTCAGTGGTGGGCATCCGAGGGGTGAGCGGCCAGCTTGGCGTGACCTCCCTTCCCGTCTCGCCCCACGAGGTGGAGGCCCGAGCCAGACACTCGCCACGGGCAACGAGTGCAATTGACTCCCAGACCGCCCACCTCTTCTGTTACCCGGCCCAGAGCAACTTCTCAGGCAGAAAGTACCCTCTGAGCTATGCGAGGGGCATCCAGACAGGGCGCCTTTACCCAGCGTGCGAGAGGCCAGGTCGATGGCTGGTCCTCCTGGACGCCGCCGCCCTGGTGGGCAGCTCAGGCCTGGATCTGCAGGAAAACACTGCCGATTTTATCCCCATCTCCTTTTACAAGATGTTCGGCTTCCCCACAGGATTAGGCGCGCTGCTGGTGCGGAACGAGGCAGCGGCGATCTTGCGGAAGGGCTACTTCGGTGGGGGCACAGCAGCAGCTTACCTTGCCGGAGAGGATTATTTTGTGCCCAAGTCAAGTGTGTCCAGCAG GTTTGAAGATGGCACCATCTCTTTTCTGGATGTCATTTCTGTCCATCATGGGTTTGAGGCTCTTCAGAGGCTAACAG GAGGTATGGTCAGGATCCAGCAGCATACATTCGGTCTGGCGCGCTACAGCTACGTAATGCTCTCCAGCCTGCTGCATAGCAACGGACAGCCGGTGGCCCACGTGTACTGTGACAATGAGTTCCAGGACCCGTCTTCACAGGGAGCCGTCCTAAACTTCAACGTGCTGGATGGCCACGGCGGAGTGGTGGGCTACTCCCAG GTGGACAAATTGGCCAGTCTCTTTAATATTCACATACGCACTGGCTGTTTCTGTAACACAGGGGCCTGTCAGGTCTTTCTGGGCATCAGTAATCAGGAGGTGAAGGATAACTTGGAG GCTGGCCACGTCTGTGGAGACAGTATTGACCTTGTGGACGGCCGACCGACTGGATCAGTGCGTGTCTCATTTGGATACATGTCCACATTTGAAGACTGCCAGAAATTCCTGAGTTTCATAGTGAACTGCTTTACAGATAAGCCATTCAGAATGGACGAGGAAAGGCTGGCTCGGCTAAAATTAGCCGTCCCTTTTGTGGACTCTGTAGGGCACTTCAGTCCCTCAGCGTCTAATGGACAGCTTGAGCACAAGACAGACCACAGGGACACGGCTCCCTCTTTAATCTCAAGCACAAATGGAAGAGAGATTAGGATCCACACACCCAAGAGACCGGAAGAGAGAAATAACACCCAGATATTGACCAATATATTTATCTACCCCATCAAGTCCTGCGCAGCATTTGAG GTGAGGGAGTGGAGCGTGGGGCCTCTGGGGCTGCTCCATGACCGGACGTGGATGGTGGTGAACGAGAACGGCGTGTGCCTGAGCCAGAAGAGGGAGCCCACGCTGGGTCAGGTCCAGCCACGCATCTCTCTGGCCTCTAATGCACTTCACATCACAGCCCCAG GGATGAACGTCATCACTGTCCCACTTGGGGACTTGAAGGAGCAGAACCTTAGTCAGAGGACGTGTCAGAGTAAAGTGTGTGGTGACCG GGTGCAGACAGTAGATTGTGGAGATGAAGTTGCATCCTGGTTCTCCGAGTTCCTTGGAAAGCCTTGTCGTCTGATGAAGCAAAAGCCTGACTTTATCCGCAATATGAAAAAGGCTCCAGAAAACG CAGGGGACGGTCCTACTGCGGTCTCCCTGGTGAATGAGGCCCAGTACCTGCTCATCAGCAGAGCCAGTGTGGAAATGCTGCAGGAGCGAATCAGCGGCAG ACTGGATGATCCCAGCATCCCCCAGGCAATCAGCATGCAGCAGCTCATTGCCCGATTCCGTGCCAATTTGGTTGTGACGGGAACCAATCCGTTGGAGGAGGACGACTGGTCCGGTTTAACGATTGGAAACACTGGATTTCGG GTGGCAGGCAGATGTGGTCGGTGCCAGATGATTGGCATCGATCAGGAATCGGGCGCCAGAACCCAGGAACCTCTTAAGTCCCTCTCCGACTGTCGCCAAGGGAAG GTCACCTTTGGTATTTATTTACTCCAGCAGCCAATGGCAAACTCCAGTGCAATCACCACACTCTCAGTTGGATCCCCTATAGCTCCAGAGCTATCCAAATCAGATGACTATTGA